The nucleotide sequence cgatacttctcagcatTTTATTTGGCTTTGGGCTTATAACTtctaaattgattttttttgtttgtttttgatcaatattcccagatctcaaaatacctaaattgcagaatgcctaattttgttttcttataacaccggaatcttaatatggctgaatttaaaaatacctacgtctcataatacctaaacttcaaaattactttcatggcaaaacaacataCTTATGCTAAAAACaaccaaaagttaaaatacctaaatttgtatGTTGAACAGGAACTATACTAAAAGTCCATCAAATTTCTCAATCACCACACGTGaaaaaaattaggcattttGCCTTTTGGGTGTTTTTGgtttgttgttttaatattttgtaatttctgtCATTTGGTATTTGAAtgaattgtgcatttcaatctttaggtattaagcgaatatgacattttaagtcaaagtcataatgaatttcgttcattttaatacaagagacaatttgacattttaggtattatgaggccatggtaatttgaaaatttggggtattagtgaataaggtattgtgaaatttagtggttttaagcccaaagctttgtttgtaacacaacgtcaatatttcaatgtcatgtttgagaaatagcTCTTTGTAAGGTCGGTTccttaacatttaaatttcgaCGACTGTCCGAGGTACAAACTATTGCACTACATCTGTAGTAAGGTGTACTCGTACATCGCGATATCCTACTATTTTCTTATGTACTACTACCATTAATATGTAGGGGAAACTGTTGTACCTtggccacagatatagattacactagattacgcaaatgcatctacttcgcgtgtccgaaccccgaccaaacgtcggggttggccccatacaaagactgaccgctaactgactaatcatgactagtgactgactcgagctccacggcgcgggcgggcggcgcatttgaatcgattttgcgcggacatcggggaattcacatcgctaattcgctcttgagacgtcacagtaaatataaaaaaacgacaCGGtcggttttcatacagattaaggtgtttgcgttatctagtgtaatctatatctgtgaccTTGGCCATAGTTGTACCTCGGACAGTCGTCGAAATTTAAATGTTCCCGCATTATTTTAATGTCATGTGATATGCCATTTGAACCGACGGCGGGAAGTATCGAATTAAAGTTAGTAACGAAACGCAACGCTGAATATGCTGTATGTAGGGTATGAGAAAAACATGAAAACAAAAATCCTTTTACAAAAAGTACTTTTATTGAACTTTAAGTGAAGCTtatttgtttaatgttttaatttttcgtaataaaaGTCAGTATGTTGAAGTTAAGTTAATTAGCTACGGAACAATATGATTGTTTCAGCCTAAACCTAAATCGATGTGCGTTTTGGACACATTTTTACCTAAAAAACTGGACACACGTTGTACCTAGGACACTAAAAATACGTTGTACCTTGGccaatgaaatttaataaaaaaaatatatttttttgtactgatcATATCTTgagttgatttttaattaaaattaagcaaTTTAGTCGTTTGATCAATACGATTACATCATGTAATCAGCGTCTAAACCAAAAACTaaggtaactttttgtttgatcTATAAAATAATAGGTATGTACGAACTTGGCGGGAAAACTGCTGTGTGGCAATAACCAGTAAATAAGTCATcgattctataaataaataaaacaaataatcattaaatattttcttgataAAAAATCACGTGTCCAAGGTACAACCTCGAATGTCCAAGGTAGGTACATCAGAAGTGTTGTATTGTACTCGTACCTTGGACATTTATACCTTCTTTTTCGTAAGCCTACTGTCTCAAAATTAAGAAACGAATCGCTTAGTTTTTTTGCCGTATAACATAGCCTAATGATGTGTTTTTAGATATTTGAATATCTGGCGTGTATTCCATAATTAGTTATTCttctaaaaatcaaaaaaagaaaaactgtcCGAGGTAGAACAGCTTCCCTAaacttataaatgcgaaagttattTAGTTTGTTCCACTTTCATGCCTTAAATACGGAACCgattgccataaaaaaaatcataagtacatcatatttattagaATAATAAAGATCTTAACTTCTTTATACTCACAAAGGGAAAAAGCCCGGATTTTGCAAAATCCCTACAGTATAGGGAGTTCTGCATTGGAGGCAAAGCCACGGGCGTAAGCTAGTTGTACATAATTGCATTCTATTTTTCTAGGCCAGCAGGGGTGCAATTTAGATTTGTGACGAAAACATTACTTCCTCAAGCATGCGGATTGATAAGAAGCACGGCTAAGGCAGTTTCTGACGCTGGATATGTTAAAATCTTCGGACCTACCGCAGAAGAGGTACGCTGATATCTTTATACATTTTTACGatttttactcattcattattattacaaGCGGGACTTAAGCGTAACACGTGAACAACGCCCGCAGTAAGGTGGTCGAAActagggatgtaacggatgtggttttatcggaaccggaAGCGGAAGcagatattttcaatttagtttatcggaaccagaaacggaatcggaacaaAACGGAACCGGAATCGGAGCCTATGATTGATAGGTGGAAGAGATGTTAAGGATAGGTTTATTAAACCTGAAGGTCTATTACTAACAACCTAATAGTAACCTATTATTTTAGACAGTATTATATTGCTTACCATTTTCCcgtttttatataagtattttttttttgctttttgctaaacaatattatgcataacttaataaaattaggccatgttaatattatgctaatataATAGGTATTCGGGTAAACAATCATTCCGCTTATAAAGATTTATGCAGaactaaatttcggcaagtttaagattcggcgCAAATGAATAATGCGAAACCTACCTATTATGcgtaataaataagttacgGACATAAAAATACCCATCCGAAATAGGTAAGCTGCTGCGTATGACGCTTGAATGTATTATTTTCAGGTTGTTAAAGATATCGACTTGAAAGACAAAACATGCCTGATCACGGGAGCGAACAGCGGGCTGGGCTTAGAGATGACACGCTGCCTCGTCGGACGCGACTGCTCCGTCATCATGGCTTGTCGGAATCCATATGCAGGCAGCATCGTCGTTAGGAATGTGTTTGATAATAACCCACTGCTCAAACTCCGCGAACTCAATCTAGCCTCTCTTAAATCTGTAAAAAAGTTCTCCGACGACCTAGTCAAAGAGGATAAGTAAGGGTTTCTTGTGTTAGATTGAGTACCTAGCTCATTAAAGATTGTTCACTATTGTATATTGATTGCATTCTTACAGAAAACTTGATATGGTGATTTTGAATGCGGGCGTTTTCGGCATTCCGTGGTCGCTTACGGAAGATGGCATAGAAACGACATTTCAAGTGAATTATTTGGGGCACGTCTACATGCTAATGAACATAGAAAAGATTCTAGCCCCTGATGCTCGTGTGGTGTTTCTAAGCTCGGAATCGCACAGGTTCACGAGACTATTTACTTAATTAGAAAATTAGGTCATTGAGTTGTTGCAATAtttaggtacggtcaaggaaatTTAATCACGTAGGTACCAGGGTGGAGCCTTTTCATAACcgatttcgctatgatttctttggcagatgtatgggatgtcaacatgatattacTAGCACAAAGGTTCTTCCAGGGTGGAACCAAGCGTTTGTGCGTACCAGAGTACCTACATGATTTATTTTCCTTGACGTTCATAACTATGTAATACAaacaaccggccaagagcgtgtcggacacgcccaaaatagggttccgtagccattacgaaaaaattaagtaatatttttctgaaggtttcgtattttatacggaatcttccaagtttaattactatcatcctgaattttttcacaattttccacccaccggtttagattttacggacgctcgattttaatgaaaatttgcactttaaagttgaatatttcgcaaaaaagtcaatgaatcgaaaaatcgtcttagcgaACCCCTAATGGCTAAAAGAGctgtccaacgataccccacattatagggttggatgagaaaaaaaatcacccccactttacgtctttgggaggtaaccctaaaaaatattttattttaattttttattgtaccattttgtcggcatagtttacatatatatccatgcaaaattacatcattctagcattgatagtccctgagcaaagccgcggacggacggaccgacagacagacagagacagacagacagacagacatggcgaaactataagggttcagttttgccattttggctccggaaccctaaagtGTGAAAACTTCGTTTCGGATTTTGGTCATACCGGGACATACTGAGGCGTTCCAGCCGTTATTGGACCGTAGGGTAGTACACAAGCGAGCTTTAGTTCGATTGGCAACTTCACGCACAACATTGAATTTCTTCATAGATGTGTGCAGGTTTTCCTTGACTGTAAGGTTGACCAATACAGGTAATGTATAATTTAGTTATAAAATGTTTGTAACTTGATTATGATGAtaaacccttaataaggtagaggcgatttagcgaccacatgaattgatttggaaattcaaccttattttttattaagaagttacaatatccattgttcttattgaaaatacctactacctactagCTTTTAAAATATCCTTTGCCAGGTATCTATCCGCTATCTAGCTGCTTTTCATTCTGTATGTTAGTTTAGTGAGTATCTTCTTCATTCACTATCGGActtttaggtactttttgtCAACATAtacacggaaaaaaaggaattctttgACCAAGAATATGCATAGTcttaggaatattttttaaatccaagtaattattttcttgaAGTAAGATAACCCAAGACAATATTTGTCTTCATCCAATACCATATGGCGTCCGGCtatatacgaaatattattgtcttgacGAAGGGTAATGTAATTGTCTTAGTCTAAGAAAACCTTTTTTCCGCGTACCTACATCTAGCAAAGTTCTGTTTCTTACAGAAACGTACGTTGGTCAGTAGAAAAGAGGCTCGTACCGACAGAGGACCAGCTCTCTCTCCCAGCTGATAAATATACCTCTATAAAGGCCTACAACGTATCCAAGCTGTGCGGCGTGTTGGCGATGCACTACTTCGGGTACCGATGGCTGGGCTCAAACAAAAGCGTGTTCGCTGCGCACCCGGGCTCGTTCATCAAGACGCGCCTGAGTCGCAATTGGTGGCCCTACGAGCTGCTTTACTATGCAATGCAGCCATTTTCCAAATCTGTTGTAAGTGAAAACAACTTGAGAATAATCTGAGTTCAATTTGATAATACGAGTAGCTTTTGTTTAGATTCGAATCCCGCCTGGCAATTAACCGGTAgaacaaataagaaaatgtCACCGGTTTTTTGTGATGATCGATCGGTGATGAGTAGAGACGGGTATAATTATTCATTAATCATGCGcgatttatattaatttaaaaaagaagaacATGCATTCCTATTACCTTACCGTGACTTTCACACTAGTCGATGTTTTGAGTTTTAATTCATGTCAACGACTTGGTACCTAAACGCACAGATGTTAACTTTAGTTCATACCTATCACAAACGTGGGGGACCCTGGCATTGTAGTCCAATCCCAGGCATTCAGGCGGGCATGGTTGTATAGGCGGTCTTATGAAAAACAAGTAAGTGGGCTACTGCGGGGTAAGCGATTACTGCCGTCCATGAGAACTGGCTGCAATGTCGGAGCCAGTAGAAACAATGCTGACGGGAGTTGATTTCACAAATTCATTGTACGTCGTTGCAAACGTAGAGTAGTTAACCGGCATTCATTAGAGGTGGTGGTGACCAAAGTGGTTGTATGGGAGATGTGTAACTACaatgaaactatttattttgcaCATGTCAACTGAtacttaaaagtttttttttttcagacaaggCGCAAGTTCTTCTGACCGtgttttttcattacatttattCCTGATAATTgtagaaatagttatttgtgatacgaggttggtaAGTGAGTGTTACAAATGAGTTGACTAGTGATAAACCCGAGCCATAAGGCGAGGGTTTTCATCGTCACGAGTTTGTAAAACCTTGCCAACCATGTATCATACGACGTTTTTGaatacatttgtgagaaaataggcaattaataacacaaaattgaaaaatgaaaacaaaaaaacgcaaagttttacaaaaatggcgcgtccggaatgcgcatgcgtaagttaagttttaaattaggtaagtaaagtaaaattatCAGGAAAGGGTTCGACGCATTCAGCCAGTGCaattttttcgaataaataaaaggtgaacatcattaaaatctgaggtaattaaaatacagtttataataattacctacaaccaattttgaaaattcattacttagttttgtgtacttatagttttttctacgtataagtcgatatatatttttttgacatttaaaactatttgcttgtaaacttttaaaatggagaattaaaaaaaaactgtaaaaaagtCGCACTAGTGCGGTAAAATGAACTTACGAGCCATGTAGACCTCCTTTGAAAGTGAATTTTTCGAGCATAATGTATTGAAAAACTAGTTGCCTTTACTTACCTCTAAAACACAAGTGTAGTGTGATTCTTCTGTCacgtttgtacagtcacctgcatttaAATCTGCCGCAGCGAAGCGagcaaaatatctgatacgtcctaccagcctatttatgcacgctttgttgtgtctgATATTGTACTGGTGACTGCACCTATAAATGGCATCTTGTTCGTTACCCTTCAGAGAACAGagttttacccctttaggggtacTTACCCCGATTTCGTAAGCAATGTGTTACGGCGTCTGTTGTAGAGGCAGGCAGCCAGCACGCCGCTGTTCTGCGCGGCGTCGCCGGCGCTGGCGGGGCTGTCGGCGGTGTACGTGCGGGACTGCCAGCGCCGCGCCGAGAGCGACCTGGCGCTGGACTCGCACCTGTCCTTCCGCGTGATGGACCTCACGCTGGACATGCTGCGCGAGCGTACCCCGGCCGTTGaccccgcgcccgcgcgcgaCCAACCCAAGCAGCCCGCCAGCGATGCCAAACACGCCATCGATGACGAACACAATCTCATCTCCAATTATTCTGGCTAAATGTAACGTGGATTGTtcctttttatttgattaaaaaatttcaaatttttttttacaaagtttttatttaacaaaagttATAGTCTTAATACAATTTTCCTTTACAAAATCTTATAGATAAGTAATTGTATATCTAGGAGGCACTAAAAATTTAAACGAAACGTTACAAATATGTACCAATACTTATATGGAATTCatcaaaatgtaataaatgcaTTGAATAACGATAAAACTAAAGAATAAGTTACGTTTAATAAGAGCCGATTTAGATTTATAAACGACACGCGTGTAACATTTATTTTCGCGTCACAACTCTCAATCCTGTAGGTAGCGTACAAATTTTCACAACACTACATGATAATTTTTACTATTCTGTGATCCCATGAGTATGTTGCACAAATTTAAGTACAAATGTGATTGTTGCACTCaagtaatattaattttactatAAATCAGTACCTAATGTATATGCAGCAagtctattttttgtattattcgTAAGatcaacaaaattttataacaaaaaatttaaccgactacaaaaaaccatgataatgagtctgaagtcggtgtctcagcacgagccagcaggagtggacctacaTTTTAGTCGTCTGCCTCACCTACATAGTATACCTTCTATACCTATATATCGTTCCCTTTCACTATATTCATGAAGTACTTGTTACTCGTATTGAGTAGTAGCTACGTCACTCTGTCactggtcaaatgtggtcttcattatcagttccactttaccaaatgatgattttcaacagcaaatgcacgagttactaacTAAATACATCCAATTTACCATAGGTAATATTGGAAGAGTtcggatccaatcatcagatcctggtttggtgcttatgggacctaatggggaatgtctgaaaaatttagaaacgcttgaaactttttatatcaataggaataacctttctaattaacagaaaaaaatatcagatttttaagaagctacaattaattaaaaaaaatgaatgaatgaccTCTTTACCGGTCCGAATAATaatgacatggaaataccgaccctgtttttcatgtacacgcccatagaaattgacgtgagcttcta is from Choristoneura fumiferana chromosome 3, NRCan_CFum_1, whole genome shotgun sequence and encodes:
- the LOC141426689 gene encoding WW domain-containing oxidoreductase-like isoform X2, whose translation is MPAGVQFRFVTKTLLPQACGLIRSTAKAVSDAGYVKIFGPTAEEVVKDIDLKDKTCLITGANSGLGLEMTRCLVGRDCSVIMACRNPYAGSIVVRNVFDNNPLLKLRELNLASLKSVKKFSDDLVKEDKKLDMVILNAGVFGIPWSLTEDGIETTFQVNYLGHVYMLMNIEKILAPDARVVFLSSESHRNVRWSVEKRLVPTEDQLSLPADKYTSIKAYNVSKLCGVLAMHYFGYRWLGSNKSVFAAHPGSFIKTRLSRNWWPYELLYYAMQPFSKSVRQAASTPLFCAASPALAGLSAVYVRDCQRRAESDLALDSHLSFRVMDLTLDMLRERTPAVDPAPARDQPKQPASDAKHAIDDEHNLISNYSG
- the LOC141426689 gene encoding WW domain-containing oxidoreductase-like isoform X1; this encodes MHITYCLRAIWPAGVQFRFVTKTLLPQACGLIRSTAKAVSDAGYVKIFGPTAEEVVKDIDLKDKTCLITGANSGLGLEMTRCLVGRDCSVIMACRNPYAGSIVVRNVFDNNPLLKLRELNLASLKSVKKFSDDLVKEDKKLDMVILNAGVFGIPWSLTEDGIETTFQVNYLGHVYMLMNIEKILAPDARVVFLSSESHRNVRWSVEKRLVPTEDQLSLPADKYTSIKAYNVSKLCGVLAMHYFGYRWLGSNKSVFAAHPGSFIKTRLSRNWWPYELLYYAMQPFSKSVRQAASTPLFCAASPALAGLSAVYVRDCQRRAESDLALDSHLSFRVMDLTLDMLRERTPAVDPAPARDQPKQPASDAKHAIDDEHNLISNYSG
- the LOC141426689 gene encoding WW domain-containing oxidoreductase-like isoform X3 produces the protein MHITYCLRAIWPAGVQFRFVTKTLLPQACGLIRSTAKAVSDAGYVKIFGPTAEEVVKDIDLKDKTCLITGANSGLGLEMTRCLVGRDCSVIMACRNPYAGSIVVRNVFDNNPLLKLRELNLASLKSVKKFSDDLVKEDKNVRWSVEKRLVPTEDQLSLPADKYTSIKAYNVSKLCGVLAMHYFGYRWLGSNKSVFAAHPGSFIKTRLSRNWWPYELLYYAMQPFSKSVRQAASTPLFCAASPALAGLSAVYVRDCQRRAESDLALDSHLSFRVMDLTLDMLRERTPAVDPAPARDQPKQPASDAKHAIDDEHNLISNYSG